Genomic DNA from Limanda limanda chromosome 8, fLimLim1.1, whole genome shotgun sequence:
AGTCTTTTGAGAAACATCGGCCCTTAGAAGATGTGGATGGAACCAACCATAAAATTGATAATTTTTCCACTATCTGAATAAATGTCAAACATCTGCCTGTtgctcaatgttttttttatgtcgtGCCACTTTCAAATAAGGTCAAactaaagaggaaaaacaagaatAACGCTTCATTTCTATAGATAAACTGATTTATTCTGTGTCCATGTGGAGAAAAGGCCTGAACAAGGTGGAAAGGTGGTTTCCATCTTATTGTCTGcttgttttatctttgttttcatCACACTCACTCTATCAACCCCCCTCTTATACAAGAGGGACCTGCAGTTCTCTGTGCCGGAGGCTACATCAGTGCTCTTTAGCATTTTCATCTCATGtgttcaggttggaggacgagtCACGCTGGGGCCCATTTGTCGTCTCCGCAACCCTCGCGAGGTTGCTGCTGTGGCAGCGTGTGGCCAGAGGTCCGCAGATAATCCTTTTACCTCAGCTCGCCCGCGGGCACCATACATCACTCCACCTTCATGTGATTGTGGATGATAACCACCTACGTCCCAAAAGTGGTACACATTCAGTTAATGTGGTTGTAGCAGAGGTAAGAAACAGACACGGTGGgccaaacaagaaaacaatgtGATGTTCTCTTTCacctcattgtgtgtgtgtttttgtacctgtgtgtctgtgtgtgcgtgtgtgtgtgttttccacaaTCAAATTTAATGTTGTGAGGATCCGTGGAGATTGGATTGAGCTGATAAAGTGACTTAATTTTCCACAGTTGACTTTTCTCAGGTCTAACCTTTATGTAAAGCCCCTGGGGGTCAAAGCGGTGATTATTGTCTAAAGACTAGTGagtccagctgctgcttctaaCCCAGAACGTCACTTTGTATGTAAATATTGATTAAATAAACACTAACTGGgaaaatgtttgtattaattGAGTTCACATTCAATTATTGTTGAGAATGTTTAGACAGAGATTATAGAGTAGCCTACAAGAACTTCCCTCaagaataacaaaatatataaatcgtaaccaatacatttaaattaattcaaaaatTGTAATATAGTTcaaaaaacatttgcatttttaaagaaatgtaaacCTTTCGAAATTTAAATATTCTGTTTGTCTAGGCTGCaaataatggaaaaaatgtaaaatatattcatcGATATACTCTAAATATGCTGCTCCAAGTTGAGATGTGACTGATAGATTCTGCGCATTGATCGATCGGAGCGACATTACCGTGCTTGACGTCAGAAAGTGCAAACAAATGACCCCATAAAAAGAGGGAACCTGTCTGAAAAAAAACGGAAAGGTCTGAGCAGCGCACAGCAGCTGGGAGGTCTGAGTGCGCCACCGCTTCCCAGTCACTCCAGTCACTCCAGTCCCACTTCCACACGCAGACACAGCGCAGGACACTTGTGACAATAGGTAAAGATGCCGCTTTCCAGCAGCTCCACGTCCTCCACGAAGAGCCTCCGCCGAGCAGCATCCGAGCTGGAGCGGTCTGACTCCATCACGGTGAGAGATGTCAAGTTCATACTGGACAAATCTTTGATATATAGTTCAGTGTGTGGTGGTGTTCAAAGTGGTATGTGTGCATTTTATTTAGAGGATCACTGAAAACTGCTGTGTTGCGCGTAAAGACCTTGGAGAGGTGCCCATTACGCACCGGCTCTGCCTGATACGCACAAGATTATTACAGGAAAGAAAAAgcaatttaaagttaaaaccaTTTGAAGTGTGAGCTGTGGACGCTACAGGTCCTTATCCAGTGCATTGCTTTTATATTCCTTCATTTGGAGATTGTAAATCCTCCCTCTTCCATCTCTATATCCAGGAGGTAAGAGAAGCCCAGTTACCACCTTCTGTTGTGTCTTGGTGCTCGGTCACAGATTTAAATCGTTAATATTTGCTGCACATGAGACTTAAATATAATTTCTCTTATTTCAACAGTCTCAAAGATTCCTCGGAAGAAGGCAGAGCTTGATCGAGGACGCGCGCAAGGAGCGAGAAGCTGCGGCTGCAGCGGCGGAGGCTGCAGAGGTCACCGAGCAGATCGTGTTCGAGGAAGACGATGGAAAAGCGCTGCTCAACATCTTCTTCACGCTGAGGAACTCCAAGACACCTGCGCTGTCCCGGGCACTGAAGGTTTTCGAGGTATAACGATAGATGCGTTAAGAAAATTTTCATCAATGTTTgtgaaaaatattatatatatttaaaactctGTGTATTTGaaacttttaaatattgttttctaaCGTTGTAACACATTTGTAAGAACTTAATGTTACAGGATAAATGTAGGGTTGCCAGGTCGTTAAAATGCCCTCCTATAGGTGTTTATTCTTTATAACGGTAATAATGCAGTTATAACTGTTAGTGATTCATTGTCATGCTGGATACCCACCTTCGGATAAAATAAGTCTatagtaaataaattaaatttgtcCAGATCGTCTGCAGCCCATATCCAAGGGATTTTTGTCAaactggaaacacaaaacatgttcTGTCAATGGTTTATAACTTTTCTGGAATTAATTTGTGAATAATGAATCGAAACATTCGctctttttatacatttttcattggTACCAATAAGGTTTTAGAAGATGAATATGTGAAATCATGTCTTTGATAATCAAATTATATCCCATATACTGGGTCACTAAATAAACATGCGCCACTGATGAGCTTAATTAGGTTTAAAGAGGGAAGTGATGTGGTCTGTTGCGCTTCATGTGTTTTAACAATCTTTTTTCTATTAGTGAAGTGTTGAGCTTGCAAATATACTAAACCCTCACCCAGAATATCCACCTCTTCACATCCAATGCTGTGCAACATAACTGCTCCAGCACATTTCAGCGTGTTGATCGTATTTCAGACGTTCGAAGCAAAGATTCGTCACTTGGAGACGCGACCAAAGAGAAAGCCCAGGGACAGCGTGGAGGGCCTGGAGTACCTGGTCCGCTGCGAGGTGCACCTCTCAGACGTCAGCACTCTCATCAGCTCCATCAAGAGGAACGCAGAGGATGTGAAAACCACCAAAGAACTCAAATGTAACTCCCTCCCACTGCTTTCACGTTTGTACATTTGACATTTtgcagataaacaaaaaaacagctcAACTGATTTGGAATCATCTACTGTTTCTTTACTCTGTTAGTTCATTGGTTCCCAAAGAGAATAGCAGATTTGGACAGGTGTCATCATCTGGTCACTAAATTTGATCCGGACATGGATCAGGACCATCCTGTGAGTAGCAACTCCACCAGCAAACAACTATTGTCGTTACAAaagtctgttgtgtgtttgtccgaTATGTTGCAGAAATGTGATCAGTGATTTCTATATTGGATTTGAACAGGGCTTCACAGACCCGGTctacagacagaggaggaagatgattgGTGACATTGCCTACAGATACAGACAGTGAGATAAAGTCTTTCCCTTAATGTGGCCCAGCACTGCAGCCATTAAAAGACAAAGCATAAATGTGATTATTCCTGATGCACTTCTTTATGTTTATCCTCAGCGGGGAGTCGATTCCCAAAGTGGAatacacagaggaggagatcgGCACATGgtaagagctgctgctcctcgctCATGTATGATGATGATAGCATACGTCTCATGCATTTGGGGGCTGAAGATTTAACATTAAATCAAAATGAACTCTGAATAAAAATAGTTTGTTGAGTCCTTTCAGCAGCCACTAAGTCAGATTTTTCTCACCACTGAGTTTGGTTCATCTTTCATGGCTGTTTTGGCAAGTTATTCACAGATGAGGGGGGGTTGTCAAAGCATTTGTGGCAGGTTGAGCTCATCggagcaggaaacacatcagTGGGCTTCAGGGACACATGATTTGACAGGACTAAATAACAAGACAATGGATTTTCACTTGAAGCCTTAATTTCAGTTGGACAGtttcagtgaaaagaaaaaaacatatctaAAGATTTGTGATTCCAacgaaaataccagttactgaAGATCCTTGTCTGATGGTTTGTCCCGGCCTTTGGATTTATACGGCAGATTTATTTGCACAACAATTTCTAGTATGAGTTTAACTCTCAAAGTGTCGTCAAATATATAAGAAAAAAGTCTCAAATATAGTCATCTTATCttaccttatcttatcttatcttatctcatcttatcttatcttatcttatcttatcttatcttatcttatcttatcttatcttatcttatcttatcttatcttatcttatcttaagaAGAACACAAGATAGtaagtttgtaaaaaataaataaaaatgttttattgaattatATCCCTGATCAGGCGAGAAGTCTTCTCGACCTTGAGGGATTTGTACAGCACCCACGCCTGCGGTGAATACCTGGAGGCCTTCCGCCTGCTGGAGAGACATTGTGGGTACAGTCGGGACAACATCCCCCAGCTGGAAGACGTGTCACGCTTCCTTAAAGGTAAACAATGGGAAAAGACACTAAAAGAGGCGGGACACGTGAACACCAACATTAATTTTCCCTCTCTGACTCTTTATCTCACTttttctgaacacacacacacacacacacacacacacacacacacacacacacacacacagagcgcaCAGGCTTCCAGCTGCGTCCAGTGGCAGGTCTGCTCTCAGCCAGAGATTTCTTGGTCAGTTTGGCGTTCCGGGTGTTCCAGTGCACCCAGTACATCCGACACGCCTCCTCTCCCATGCACTCACCAGAGCCGTAAGTACAACCGTGACTTCTCCTGCTTTCCTCCTCACATATCTCCACTGGACGTGCAGGCAGTGTCTCTGCAGTCACGTTGATTAAATCTCTCTCACTCTGAACtttgtttaaacatttcttAGACTCAAATATAGTTAATTTCATTGGTATGTTATTTAGATCACAATCATGAagctgaaacacaaagagacagttCAAAAGATGGATAGTAAATATattaaaagcaaaaacacaGAGACCACAGATACTCAGATCAGGAAAGTGTGCAataacttacacacacatatttctgataaacacttttttatatttatattgataatttttttatagaactttCATAAATTGAGGTCTcttcactttatttaatttaaatttaattattgcTCTTATTGCATTGCTGGCGTACCTGTGCTTCTTGtccaacacattttatttgactgttgCATGTGTTAACTTACATATGTTGAATAAAACTTGAAACTCAAAACAACCAGTTACCTACAAGTAATAAAGATTAAATGAGAGTGTTGAAtgggaaaaataattaaatatgattatttattgtattaaaatatagCAAAGGCAATATACCCTCAATATATCGACTAATTCAATTTATATGGTGAATtcaatgtattattttaaattgaattaagtGTAGTGTGTCATAAACCGCATATTAGTCATTTCCGGCCAGGTGTTGTGAGGTCACTTagacatttgacctttgacctaatAATTATTCCTTGAGTCCAAGTAACTGTTtttgccaaatttgaagaaattccctcaagttGTCCTTGAGAAATCGTTTTCACAGGAAGAGGGCGGACGAAAACACAATGCCTCCGGCCACAGCTGTCGAAGGCGCAGAGGCATAAACAGGGATGAAAAATTAAACTGAAGAAGTCATCCTATATACAAGCGTTCTgggttttctctttctttctttctttctttctctctttctttgatCAGTCTGTATGGAATTGAACTTCTGTCTTCACTTTTCCTGCCTCGTACTGGGCACAGAATCACTCTGTGACCGCAGCTTTGTGATTCATGCTGCGCTGCCAGTTTGTGATAACAGTCTGTATTTGGTTAAATTGATCTGGTTTGGGATTAAGTTCGGATCAAACCCGGTCACAGCTGATGacgttctctctttctcctcagcGACTGCGTCCATGAGCTCCTGGGACACGTCCCCATGCTGGCCGACCGCACCTTTGCCCAGTTTTCACAGGTTAATATCAGATGATCCTTCAGACATAACGATTATGAATTCCCGAATTACATTTTGATAACAATTTGTTGATTGTTTGTTGCAGAACCTCGGTCTGGCATCAGTCGGGGCTTCAGATGAAGACATTGAGAAACTGTCCACAGTAAGAATCACGTCCTCCAACTCCAGCAGATACTTAAGAACTGTGCACAATTCATTGAAGTGGAGAGAGGGGCTGAACATTGtgtttgacttttaaaatgCTAGACCCCTCTGGGCTTGTTGAATTGTGCTTGAACTCAGGATGATTGCTTCTCAGAGAAAATATCATTTCTCAGAACCGCACCAAAAACACTGTTTGGTCTGCGGCTCACACAAAAGTCATCTTtttggaaataaatattttgacTGAACTTTTTGTTTTTCGGTTAATCTCgcaaaaaaatgaaagaggaaaaaaaaaatcatagatctggagcaagaaaaaaaactagaCTCTCCCCTGCTTCCCCAAAACAATCAGAATACCCTCCCCCTTTTCTCCGAGCCCACCTCCCCTCCCCAAGCACCATTTCTAAAACGTGACATATAAACAAATGGTTTTGTCTGActtgttattgttctttttctcactcactctctttatttgtttttgtcccaTCAGCTCTACTGGTTCACCGTGGAGTATGGTTTGTGTAAACAGAATGGTGAGGTGAAGGCTTACGGTGCTGGGCTGCTCTCCTCTTACGGAGAACTTGTGGTGCGTTCCCCCCCCATGTTTACTCTGCTCTGTGCTCAATGTCAACATCATCCACTGGATAATAAAGCTGCATCCATCACAGCTAATTCTCCACCTTTTTTCGTTTTACCTTCAACGCAGCACTCGCTGTCCGACGAGCCAGAGACGAGGGAGTTCGAACCCGAGGCTGCGGCGATGCAGCCTTATCAAGACCAGACCTACCAGCCCGTCTACTTTGTCTCCGAGAGCTTTTCAGATGCCAAGGAGAAATTCAggtacttttcttttttggcacaaacaaaaacaaagagagagaaagagagagagagagaaaaaaaaagatgaagaaaaaccCCAATAAACAAAGAGGAGAGGGGGTTACGTTAGGACAAGGTCAGAGAACAGCCAGCCAGCCCCCAAGGCCACAAGTGTTTGTGGGTCAGCCATAGCAGCCAGAAGACAGCTGTTACTAATGTAGTGTTTCTTACCAAGGCAAAACTCTGGAGTTTTATTTGGCAAACACTTCAAATGTTGAACTGCAAAACAAGTAGCTTTAGTGGGTGTTTTGACAGCATTTGGTCTCTGGTAGAATATAGCACATAACATCCCCCCCCGACACACTGGATGAGAGGGTATCAGCATGGGAATGTTTGTGCATgttgtaaatatgaaatatgaaaattaaAGATTACGAAACTCACATTGGTATAAGCAGGATATCCCCGACTCTGTAAAGAGCCACAACCGGAGGGATGAAATATTTGGGTTGAAAAACCTCAGACGGGGAAGCATCATGAAGTGCTCACCTCTAGGTATTACTTTATTACCTCCAGcgaggaggttatgttctcaccatttgtgcttttgtttattggtttgttaGTAAGCAAGagttcacaaaaacaactcGACAGATGTGCTTTAAGGATGTGGTTTGAATCAGGGAGGGATCCTTTAAAATGCTGCAGATCCTGATCAGGGGAGAGATTCATGAGGTCTGttatcactttcttaaacattgtgaaATAAGGTGTTTACTTAGACTTTGCCAGCTAGTAATTCACGGAACATGGAACATCTTGGGAACTATTATCTACtagtggtgcagcttgattgaatttaaggggactggtGATTGGGCCTTGGCGGGGGTGTGCACTCCAGCGAGGGCCAGtctagttttgtttttctaacgTCTTCACTGTCTCCCACCATGCAGGACTTACGTGGCCGGAATCAAGCGTCCCTTCTCGGTGAGGTTCGACCCCTTCACCAGCAGCATCGAGGTCCTGGACGACCCGCTGAAGATCCAGGGAGGCCTGGAGGGAGTGAAGGACGAGCTGAAGATGCTGACAGACGCCCTCAGTGTCTTGTCATGATGACGCCCCACCGTGCGACCATCCCACCGCTGTTTGCTTCCTCTCCGCTGTGCGATGTGTAAACGAGACCACtgtgtccatctctctctctctctctctctgtgctgtacCTCCAGTCTCATGCTGTCTCTGATGGGTTGTTGCTTGTTGTGAGAAACCGTTCGGCCGACAAGGTTGCGACCGTTAGAAACCTCAACGCGGCGAAGGTGAAGTTTCCAAAGATGTGTGGCGCCTCGCTGGGTGTGGATCTTGTGAAATGACGCGGCTTTACCCACTTGGCCAGTCCTGCTTTTAAAGCAAGTTTATGTTGTTTAAGAAATATGTCAAAATTTGAACCAAATTCATAGGGAACTGTTATCataaatgtttcaaaataaaactaaatggaTATGGTATCATTATTTTCGAAATATAATCCTATAATAAAGTGTATTTTgacatcttgtttgttttgtttagaaaaaaatatgtctGCTGTAATACAGGCTTTATTTTCCATATGTGAATCCAGTATCAATATTTGCAGATTTATTTGGTTTTATGTTGTCTGTGCAAATacgtttaaaaaaatgaataatgaaataTGCTTCCCATGTTATAAATTGTTGACTAATGCTTCAgtaaaaaaaagccaaataataaagaaatgcaAATCAAAATGATCCTTTTGTCGTCATGTTTACAAGGTTTAGTTACATAACTACAGTAATTATTATACTACGTATCGTTTTGTGATAATCTTTTTCTCTCAGGTCTAAACATGAATCACATAAGACTCATAATTTTAATTAGATCTGTCAGATTTAAAGATTAGACATTAATCTGCTGtgatcaaaattttattttcaacacACGGATTATTTAAGTATTAACTCCGCATTTGCAGATTAGTTTGGTTTgaagctgtttttgttttgcagtgtTTTATAAATATTCCACCCATGAtatgaaaagttaatttaagCTTCAATAAAAAAGTCTGTAGATTATTAAATGCCTACAAATTAAAATCAGCATCAAAGTTTCAGttccaaaatattttcaaaacataTATAACACTATCAAATTCTTTTAGTTTGTAGTTTCCTCTCATGTCTGACCAGAGAAGCAGAAATCACCCAGTCATCCTAATCATGATTTAATGATGCTCCACTACACAGCAGTTCACACGTGTCTGCCACTAGAGGGAGCACTGCTGCACTTtgtgttctcctgatgttcaaATCACAGCGGATTCTTATTGAGCTTATTAGAGGACTTAACCTTCTTAattctctcctcctgccttgAATCACAGTGGGATGTTTTGCAATGAGACTGGATGCTGAAAACAAGCTTATAGTGACAAATCGAGGGGGATAAAGCTTAAAAATACAGACATTTAGATAAAATACAGTaaagtttttattataaaaacgAATTAGTGTGTCATGTATCTTCAACATGCACATGGCACTCTATTGATTGAACTAAAATTCTTCAAATTAACAAGAAGATACCATGTTTGATTTGCAGATGAAAGATGAAAACTGGGGAGCTTACCCGGACAGATCCCCGGCTGCTCTCAGCCAGGACACTGGGAATCAGATCCTGGACCAGCAGTTCAACTCCAAACCAGTAGTGACCCTTCCTCCTCCCAGCAACCTGCAGGGAGCCGAGGCAAACAAGTGGAGGTGCGGCACCACTAggtgtcagtgtgagtctgaAGACGTGCTCGGCTCCTCACCTTCTGCACGAACACTCACTTATATAAAAGGAGCAGCTTTATAACGAAACAAAAAGTGAATGTGCTTATATGTCAAATATTTTCTATAGCTCTATGTATGCAGAAACTGGCTAATACAGCTGTGCATGCAACATCTGGTTGGTGCTTTGTTGAGAGAAACATCTGCAATAATTGAGTAATGCATGGTTTATTGGGGGGGTGCATCCATCCTGACCTGCACCAGCGGTGACTTCACTCCATGCACATCAGTCACTGCTgcatcatcatctctcctcctcctcctcccctcaggTAGGACCACAGCCTCACTAATCAAcctccaccctccctcctcctccttctcctcctcctcctcctcctcctcctcctcctcctcctcctcctcctcctcctcctcctcctcctcctcctcctcctcctcctccctctgctctgtcACTCACTGTTTGACCCCG
This window encodes:
- the th gene encoding tyrosine 3-monooxygenase translates to MPLSSSSTSSTKSLRRAASELERSDSITSQRFLGRRQSLIEDARKEREAAAAAAEAAEVTEQIVFEEDDGKALLNIFFTLRNSKTPALSRALKVFETFEAKIRHLETRPKRKPRDSVEGLEYLVRCEVHLSDVSTLISSIKRNAEDVKTTKELKFHWFPKRIADLDRCHHLVTKFDPDMDQDHPGFTDPVYRQRRKMIGDIAYRYRHGESIPKVEYTEEEIGTWREVFSTLRDLYSTHACGEYLEAFRLLERHCGYSRDNIPQLEDVSRFLKERTGFQLRPVAGLLSARDFLVSLAFRVFQCTQYIRHASSPMHSPEPDCVHELLGHVPMLADRTFAQFSQNLGLASVGASDEDIEKLSTLYWFTVEYGLCKQNGEVKAYGAGLLSSYGELVHSLSDEPETREFEPEAAAMQPYQDQTYQPVYFVSESFSDAKEKFRTYVAGIKRPFSVRFDPFTSSIEVLDDPLKIQGGLEGVKDELKMLTDALSVLS